From the genome of Candidatus Methylomirabilota bacterium:
TGGTGGTGTCGGGCAGCGCCCATCCGGTGACCCACGCCCAGCTCGCGCGGCTGGAGGCGCGTGGCGCCCGCGGCACCTGGCTGAGCGGCGAGGGTCCTCTCCCGGTGGAGGATGCGACCTTCGTCGCCGCCGGCGCCCAGGCGTCCGCCGACGATCCCGCTCGACGCGCGGCCACGGTGGCCGCTCTCGTCCAGACCGCGCGGGACCACGTCGAGCGGATCACGCCCGCCACCCTCCTCTTGACCGGTGGCGAGACGGCCATTAGCGTGTGTCGAAGGCTCGGTGCGCGCGGCATCGCGCTCGCCGGCCAGCTCGAGCCCGGCCTTGCCCTCGGGACGCTCCTGGGCGGCCCGTTCGACGGGCTCACGGTGATCACGAAGGCGGGTGGGTTCGGCGACCCCGACACCCTCCGGCGAGTGTGGGAGGCTTGCGCGTGAGCACACCGGTCCTCGGCATCACGATGGGCGATCCGGCCGGCGTCGGCCCCGAGATCGCCGCCAGGGCGCTGGCCGATCCACTCGTGCGGAAGGCCGCCCGTCCCCTCGTCATCGGCGACGCCCGCACCCTGGCCGAGGCCGCGCGGCTCTCCGGGCTCACCCTCGCGGTCCGGCCGGTCGCCCGGGTCCGGGAGGCCGACTGGGCCCACGACGTGATCGAGGTCCTCGACCTCGCCAACGTGGACCCGGCCGCCTTCGCGTTCGGCCGGGTCAGCGGGATGTGCGGCCAGGCGGCCTACGAGTACATCCGGCGCGCCGTCGAGCTGGCGCTGGCCCGCGAGATCGACGGCATCGTCACCGGTCCGATCAACAAGGAAGCGCTGGCGGCCGCCGGCCTCACTCACTCGGGTCACACCGAGATCCTGGCCGAGCTCACGGGCACCCGGACCTACGCGATGCTCCTCATGGGTCGCGAGCTCCGCGTCATCCACGTGACCACCCACGTGGCGCTCAGGCGGGTGCCCGAGCTGGTGACGCGCGAGCGGGTCCTTCGCACCATCCGGCTCGGTCACGAGGCGATGCGACGCCTCGGCATCGATGCGCCGCGCGTCGCGGTCTGCGGGCTCAACCCTCACGCCGGCGAGCGCGGCCTGTTCGGCGACGAGGAGCAGGTGGCCATCGGCCCCGCCATCGCCGACGCCCGCGCCGGGGGCATCGACGCTACCGGCCCCTACCCGGCCGACACGGTGATGAGCCGGGCCCGCGGCGGCGAGTTCGACTGCGTGGTGGCGATGTACCACGATCAGGGACACGTCCCGGTCAAGACGCTCGGGTTCCGCTACGACGACGCCACCAAGGCCTGGACCGGGATGAGCGGCGTCAACGTCACCGTGGGCCTGCCCATCCTGCGCGTCTCGGTGGACCACGGCACGGCGTTCGATCGCGCCGGCAAGGGGACCGCCAATCCGGAGAGCATGGTCGAGGCGATCCTCGTCGCCGCCGAGATGGCGCACACCCGGAGCTAGCGGCAAGGTCGTGATCCGCCCCTAGCACGGGCGTAATGCTGCCGGAAAACCTCGGCGAGATCTTTCGAGTCCGCACAGTGAGCCGGCCGCCCAAGGAACAGTCCCCCGTGGAGCTCTCGGTCGATCACTCGCCCTTCCACCGCCTGATCGGGCTCCAGCTGGTCCGGGCCGAGCCGGGCGTGGTCGAGATGCGCCTGCCCTGGCGGGACGACTTCCGCCGGGCCGAAGACTCCGACTGGTACCACGGCGGTATCCTCTCGGCGCTCATCGACATCGCCGGAGACTACGCGGTGGCCTCCAGGCTGGGGCGCTGGGTTCCCACCATCGACCTGCGGGTGGACTATCTTCGCCCGGCGCTCCGGGGAGACCTCACGGCGGTGGCGCGCGCGGTGAAGGTCGGGCGGACGGTGGGCGTCGCCGACGTCGAGTTGCGCGACGCCAAGGGCGCCATGGTGGCGATCGGCCGCTGCGCCTACTCGACGAGCGGCTGAGTGGCCGGGCCTGGACAGGCCCCGGCTTGACACCGGCACGTCCTGACGCCATCCTGCGCACGTCGGCGACCTCACGACACGGAGGGACTCATGGCGTGACGGGAACGTTCTCGTTCACTGCGGGTAACGCCATCCGCGGCCCGGGGGTCACCGTCTCTCAGCGGTTGACGTGCCCTTCGCGTACTACGACCGCCTGACCCGCGCCCAGCAGCGGATCTACCGCCAGAGCGACGAGGTGACGAGCCTCCGGCTGCCCGGCGCATCCGCCCTGCGACCGCTCGTCGACGGACTGGCCGCCGCGCTCCAGGCCGAGGAGCGGACGGCGGTGCAGGCCGCCGCCCAGCACCTCCATACCGCCCTCACCGAGGTTCTCGGCGTCCGGCCCTGTCGCCTGGAGGTCCTGAGCGCCCGGCCGCACGGCCGGTGGGGCGAGCTCCAGGGCCTCTACACGACCGCCCAGCGGACCCGACCGCCGACCGTCCAGCTGTGGATGCGGACGGCTCGCCAGCGGCGCGTCGTCGCCTTCCGCACCTTCCTCCGGACCTTCCTCCACGAGCTCTGCCACCACCTCGACTACGAGCTGTTGCGCCTGGCCGATTCTTTTCACACCGAAGGCTTCTACAAGCGCGAGTCGAGCCTCTTCCACCAGCTCGTGCCCGAGCCCGCGCGGCCCTCCCCCTCGGCCGAGCGGGCCGAGACCGCCGGGCCGCCCGGCGGGCCCTGACCGTGGCGGAGGCGCGACCGATGATCGACGTCCGGGCGGCCCGTCCTGAAGACGTGGCGTCGTGCATCGACCTCGCCGAGGCCGTCATCGGCCCGACCCGGGCCGGCCCGTTCGTCCAGGCCGCGTCCGACCGCCAGCAGCTCCTGGTGGCCACGCGGAGCGATGACCTCGTGGGCTTCCTGGCCTACCGGACCGACTGGTTCGCCTGCACGTTCGTCACGCTTGTCAGCGTGCGGCCGGACGACCGTCGGCGCGGCGTGGCGCGGGCGCTCTACGCGGCGCTCGAGGCCCGCAGTCCGAGCCCCCGGCTCTTCTCCTCGACCGAGGAGACCAACGCAGCGGCCATCCAGATGCACCGGGCGCTCGGCTTCGTCCCCAGCGGGCACCTGGACAACCTGCCCCAGGGGTACCGGGAGCTGCTCTTCTACAAGCGGCGGCGATTCTGAGGAGAGATCACATGGCCGAGCCACCCCGCGCGTTCATCCTCCTCACGGCTGACCGTCTGCTGAACGGGGGCACCGGACCCCCGCTCGAGCACGCGGCGCTGCTGGTCGAGAACGGCCGCATCGTCCGGATCGGCCGCCAGGGGGAGATCCGGGCGCCGGAGGGCGCCCCCGCTCAGACCCTCGACTACGGCGACGCGACCATCCTTCCCGGACTGGTCGACGCCCACACCCACCTGGTCGCGCCCGGCGATGGCACGCTCGGCGACGACGTCGCCAGAGAGGACGACGACATCCTGCTCCTCCAGGCCGCCGCCAACGCGCGGACGGTGCTTCACTCTGGCGTGACCACGGCCCGCGAGAACGGGGCCAAGCACCGCGTCGCCTTCTCCCTGCGCGAAGGCATCCGCCGGGGCCTGGCCGCCGGGCCCCGTCTGGTGATCTGCGGCCGGCCGGTCACGGCCACCGGCGGCCACATGTGGTACTTCGGCTCCGAGGCCGACGGCGAGGACGGCGTGCGGGCCGAGGTACGGAAGCTCCTCAAGGAAGGCGCCGATTACATCAAGATCGTGGCCACCGGCGGGAGCACCCGGACCTCGGACCCGAACCGCGTTACCTATACCCTCGCCGAGCTCCGCGCCATCACCGACGAGGCTCACCGGCTCGGCCGGCTCACCGCCGCCCACTGCACCTCGGCGGGCGGGGTCGAGGTCTGCCTCGACGCCGAGGTGGACATGATCATCCACTGTGTCTTTGCCGAGCCCGACGGTACCTATCGGTTCCGCTCCGATCTCGTCGACCGCCTGGTCGCCGGCGGCGCCTGGGTCAACCCGACGCTCTACATCGTCAAGGCCACCATCGAGCGGCTCACCGCCAAGCAGGAGCGCGAGGGACGCCTCGCGCCCGAGCGCCTGGCCCAGCTCGAATCGTCCAAGCGCGCGCTCGACGTCCGGGTGGAAGCCATCGGGAAGATGGCTCGGGCGGGCGTCCGGATGACCGCCGGGTCGGATTCGCCGTGGGGATGGTACGCGCCCGGCGAATTCGTCCACGAGATCCGCATGCTGGCCGAGGCCGGCCTGTCCTACGGCGAGGCCATCGTGGCCGGCACGTCGGGGGCCGCCGACTCGATCGGCGTGGGCGAGGCGGCCGGCCGGCTGGCCGCCGGTCGCCAGGCGGACCTGCTGGTCGTCGCCGGCGACCCCACCCGCGACCTCGGCGCGCTCTGGCAGGTGCTCGATGTCTACCAGGCGGGCCAGCGCGTCGCGCGGGACAAACCTGACAGGTCATCCCATATCAGGAGTGTCTCGGAGTAGCCCGACGCCGACCACCAAGCGCGTGGTGCATCGAGGGGCGCTCCGAGCGGCGGCTGTGCCGCCGCGCCCACCCACCCAACCCGAGAGGGGTGAATCGGGGGGGTCTTCCGAGACC
Proteins encoded in this window:
- the pdxA gene encoding 4-hydroxythreonine-4-phosphate dehydrogenase PdxA codes for the protein MSTPVLGITMGDPAGVGPEIAARALADPLVRKAARPLVIGDARTLAEAARLSGLTLAVRPVARVREADWAHDVIEVLDLANVDPAAFAFGRVSGMCGQAAYEYIRRAVELALAREIDGIVTGPINKEALAAAGLTHSGHTEILAELTGTRTYAMLLMGRELRVIHVTTHVALRRVPELVTRERVLRTIRLGHEAMRRLGIDAPRVAVCGLNPHAGERGLFGDEEQVAIGPAIADARAGGIDATGPYPADTVMSRARGGEFDCVVAMYHDQGHVPVKTLGFRYDDATKAWTGMSGVNVTVGLPILRVSVDHGTAFDRAGKGTANPESMVEAILVAAEMAHTRS
- a CDS encoding PaaI family thioesterase is translated as MSRPPKEQSPVELSVDHSPFHRLIGLQLVRAEPGVVEMRLPWRDDFRRAEDSDWYHGGILSALIDIAGDYAVASRLGRWVPTIDLRVDYLRPALRGDLTAVARAVKVGRTVGVADVELRDAKGAMVAIGRCAYSTSG
- a CDS encoding GNAT family N-acetyltransferase gives rise to the protein MIDVRAARPEDVASCIDLAEAVIGPTRAGPFVQAASDRQQLLVATRSDDLVGFLAYRTDWFACTFVTLVSVRPDDRRRGVARALYAALEARSPSPRLFSSTEETNAAAIQMHRALGFVPSGHLDNLPQGYRELLFYKRRRF
- a CDS encoding amidohydrolase family protein, encoding MAEPPRAFILLTADRLLNGGTGPPLEHAALLVENGRIVRIGRQGEIRAPEGAPAQTLDYGDATILPGLVDAHTHLVAPGDGTLGDDVAREDDDILLLQAAANARTVLHSGVTTARENGAKHRVAFSLREGIRRGLAAGPRLVICGRPVTATGGHMWYFGSEADGEDGVRAEVRKLLKEGADYIKIVATGGSTRTSDPNRVTYTLAELRAITDEAHRLGRLTAAHCTSAGGVEVCLDAEVDMIIHCVFAEPDGTYRFRSDLVDRLVAGGAWVNPTLYIVKATIERLTAKQEREGRLAPERLAQLESSKRALDVRVEAIGKMARAGVRMTAGSDSPWGWYAPGEFVHEIRMLAEAGLSYGEAIVAGTSGAADSIGVGEAAGRLAAGRQADLLVVAGDPTRDLGALWQVLDVYQAGQRVARDKPDRSSHIRSVSE